In Haloterrigena turkmenica DSM 5511, a single genomic region encodes these proteins:
- a CDS encoding alpha/beta fold hydrolase: MPTASNGSVSLYYDHAGEGEPVVFVPEAGLGGWLWGWQHAAVAGPYEAVVWDLRGTGRSDAPDGPYALETLAGDLEAVLSACEIRNAHLVGCGLGGTVALEAARTSSRVATLTLFGTAPRGEQFDLEALFAPPDDREALADSLEAGLSAEFLESQPADVREGIVDWRADGDADRAGWEAQIAALEGFDATEWLVEVTQPTQVIHGGADELVSPSAGRTLADGLPRGEFDTLEDAGHLCFVERSRDVNDRLLGFLEAHTDDE, from the coding sequence ATGCCAACCGCATCGAACGGGAGCGTCTCGCTGTACTACGACCACGCCGGCGAGGGCGAGCCAGTGGTCTTCGTCCCCGAAGCCGGCCTCGGCGGCTGGCTGTGGGGCTGGCAACACGCCGCCGTCGCCGGTCCCTACGAGGCCGTCGTCTGGGACCTCCGGGGAACCGGCCGCTCGGACGCGCCCGACGGCCCCTACGCCCTCGAGACGCTCGCTGGCGACCTCGAGGCGGTCCTCTCGGCCTGCGAGATTCGCAACGCCCACCTCGTCGGCTGCGGGCTCGGCGGGACCGTCGCCCTCGAGGCCGCTCGGACCTCGAGTCGCGTCGCGACGCTGACGCTCTTTGGAACCGCGCCCCGAGGAGAGCAGTTCGACCTCGAGGCGCTGTTCGCGCCGCCGGACGACCGCGAGGCGCTCGCCGACTCGCTCGAGGCGGGCCTCTCAGCTGAGTTCCTCGAGAGCCAGCCCGCCGACGTGCGCGAGGGGATCGTCGACTGGCGGGCCGACGGCGACGCCGACCGGGCGGGCTGGGAGGCACAGATCGCGGCCCTCGAGGGGTTCGACGCGACCGAGTGGCTCGTCGAGGTGACCCAGCCGACGCAGGTGATCCACGGCGGCGCGGACGAACTGGTGTCGCCCTCGGCCGGACGGACGCTGGCGGACGGATTGCCTCGAGGAGAGTTCGATACGCTCGAGGACGCCGGCCACCTCTGTTTCGTGGAACGCTCCCGGGACGTCAACGATCGGCTGCTGGGCTTTCTCGAGGCCCACACCGACGACGAATAG